The following are encoded in a window of Armatimonadota bacterium genomic DNA:
- a CDS encoding NDP-sugar synthase, whose translation MQAIILAGGRPTQLHCYTTDCPKPMVPLFDRPVMEHTINLLRKHGIKDIIAALSHDAKDIIEYFGDGARWGVKMRYCIENEPLGTAGAVKQARNMIDGRFLVIHGDVVTDFNLAAAVEEHEKSSAIATILLAETDEPTQYGIVGCDESGNVIRILEKPKSIDAFTNMVSTGIYILEPEVISCIPYDVSRDFSRHVFPAMLANREPIKALTMAGYWCDVGDPGHYRNAHFDALTGKLKLDLPATHIGEGIWIGERVVVDPSVELSAPVYIGTGANIGRGAILGKRVVIGEGSVVDEYAQVSHSVIGSMSFVGRNCRISNCIVGGGYSITEGNGISDKMLISDIHYTQPTVESSPTIPTAPLKRKMESRKTESVNQVIYDL comes from the coding sequence ATGCAGGCAATAATATTAGCGGGTGGAAGACCTACACAGCTTCATTGTTATACAACGGACTGTCCAAAGCCGATGGTGCCGTTGTTCGACAGGCCGGTGATGGAGCACACTATAAATCTGCTTCGCAAGCACGGCATAAAGGACATAATCGCTGCTCTTTCGCACGATGCGAAGGACATCATCGAATATTTCGGTGACGGCGCTCGCTGGGGCGTAAAGATGCGCTACTGCATCGAAAACGAGCCTTTAGGGACGGCAGGAGCCGTGAAACAGGCTCGGAATATGATCGACGGCAGGTTTCTGGTCATTCACGGCGATGTCGTGACCGATTTCAACCTTGCCGCCGCAGTCGAGGAGCATGAAAAGTCGTCCGCGATCGCTACAATCCTGCTTGCCGAGACGGATGAACCGACGCAGTATGGCATTGTCGGCTGCGATGAATCGGGAAATGTGATCCGCATTCTGGAAAAGCCCAAGTCTATCGATGCCTTTACGAACATGGTCTCGACAGGCATATATATACTCGAACCCGAAGTGATCAGCTGCATTCCATACGATGTGTCTCGTGATTTTTCCAGGCATGTCTTCCCGGCGATGCTGGCTAATCGCGAGCCGATTAAGGCCCTGACTATGGCGGGGTATTGGTGCGATGTAGGCGATCCGGGTCACTATAGAAATGCGCACTTCGATGCGCTGACGGGTAAATTGAAGCTCGATCTGCCCGCGACGCACATAGGCGAGGGGATATGGATCGGAGAGCGAGTTGTTGTGGACCCGTCAGTCGAGCTGTCGGCCCCTGTCTATATCGGGACGGGAGCCAATATCGGACGAGGCGCAATACTCGGCAAGCGCGTCGTTATCGGTGAAGGAAGCGTGGTCGATGAATACGCGCAGGTCTCACACAGCGTGATTGGGAGTATGTCGTTTGTCGGTCGCAACTGTCGCATCAGCAACTGCATTGTTGGAGGCGGCTACAGTATCACCGAAGGAAACGGTATCTCGGATAAGATGCTGATCTCCGATATCCATTACACGCAGCCGACAGTTGAAAGCTCTCCGACTATCCCGACGGCTCCGTTAAAGAGGAAAATGGAGAGCCGAAAGACAGAATCAGTAAACCAAGTGATTTACGATCTATGA
- a CDS encoding PEP-CTERM sorting domain-containing protein (PEP-CTERM proteins occur, often in large numbers, in the proteomes of bacteria that also encode an exosortase, a predicted intramembrane cysteine proteinase. The presence of a PEP-CTERM domain at a protein's C-terminus predicts cleavage within the sorting domain, followed by covalent anchoring to some some component of the (usually Gram-negative) cell surface. Many PEP-CTERM proteins exhibit an unusual sequence composition that includes large numbers of potential glycosylation sites. Expression of one such protein has been shown restore the ability of a bacterium to form floc, a type of biofilm.) encodes MRALIIAAILIVCCTPMMCLPIGAQQYSALVLGQPVDVGDPSVWAYTLTNSSTSLSYTAWLLAIEVDESTDVLNVSSPSGWICDTTVPHFISWMYLTDELSAGDTETGFQARFSNAPAYQSWTVMFNNTDNPGESPSESGSVDTAVPEPASVIALIVGVISLAGAKMRRRV; translated from the coding sequence ATGCGAGCGTTAATAATCGCCGCGATACTGATTGTCTGCTGTACCCCGATGATGTGCCTGCCAATTGGCGCGCAGCAATATAGCGCTCTTGTTCTTGGACAGCCTGTCGATGTCGGCGACCCCAGCGTATGGGCCTATACATTGACAAACTCAAGCACAAGCCTTAGCTATACCGCGTGGCTCTTGGCAATTGAAGTAGACGAATCCACGGATGTTCTCAATGTATCCTCGCCATCGGGATGGATATGTGACACCACGGTGCCGCACTTCATCAGTTGGATGTATTTGACGGACGAGCTTTCTGCCGGCGATACCGAGACCGGTTTTCAAGCCAGGTTCAGTAATGCGCCTGCTTATCAGTCGTGGACGGTGATGTTCAACAATACGGATAACCCGGGAGAAAGCCCGAGTGAGTCTGGTTCTGTGGATACCGCAGTGCCTGAACCGGCAAGCGTGATAGCGCTTATTGTGGGGGTCATATCCCTTGCGGGCGCAAAAATGCGAAGGCGAGTCTAA